The DNA window AAGGACGGCGTGCCCGAGGTGTGGCCCCTGACCCCCGCTGAACACCGCCGGATGCTCGCCAACCCCGAACCCGGCCAGTACGACCTGCGGCGGTACGTCGCGGCCGGTTGAGCACGGCGGTTGAGGACGCCGGCCGGCGAAAGCGGCTGAGGACGCCCGCCAAAGAACCCAGTACCGGCGGTTTCGCATATCTGGGTCGCGTCCCTATACTTGGGACGCGCGACGTCCGCCGCACAGTGTGATCGAGGGCTAAACGCCGAGCTAGGGGGCACGATGCTGACTGTCGATAACCAAGCGGCGGGTCCGCACGACGCCTCGCTGGACCACGAGCGACTGGTGCTCGAGGCCCGCGATGTGAACTTCGACTGGGCGCAGCTGCCGTTCCACTACGTGCCCGGTGAGCCGTTCACCACCCACGTCCTCAACGTGCTGCACCTGCTGCTGCCCGCCGGCGAAGAGTTCTTCGTCGAGGTGTTCAAGCAGACGCTGCCCCTGATCAAAGACGACCAGCTGCGGCTGGATGTCCAGGGCTTCATCGGCCAGGAGGCCGTGCATTCGCAGGCGCACGCCAACGTGCTCGCCCACTTCGCCGCGCGCGACATCGACCTGACCCCCTATACCGGCCAGATCAAGTGGCTGTTCGACAAGCTGCTCGGGCCCCGACCCGGCTGGAGCCCGCGCCGCCGGCAGAGCTGGCTCCTCGAGCAGGTTTGCATCGTCTCGGCCATCGAGCACTACACCGCCATCCTGGGAGAGTGGATCCTCGACTCGCCGGCCCACGACCGGATCGGCACCGACCCGGTGATGCTGGACATGCTGCGCTGGCACGGCGCCGAAGAGGTCGAACACAAGGCGGTGGCCTTCGACACCATGAAGCACCTGCAGGCCGGCTACTGGCGGCAGGCGCGCGCCCAGCTCGTCGTGACGCCCGCCATGCTGCTGTTGTGGATTCGCGGCGTGCGGTTCATGTACTCGCTGGATCCCCAGCTGCCGGCGCGCACCAAGCCGCGCTGGCGGGACTACTTCTCCGCGGCGCGCCGCGGTTTGGTGCCCGGGCCGCTGCGCTTCATCCGGGCGATCGGCGACTACTACCGGCCAGGCTTTCACCCCTCGCAGCTCGGCGGGGTGGGGCTGGCCGTCGACTACCTGGCCATCTCGCCCGCCGCGCGAGCCTCGCACTGATCCGATGACCATGACCTCGACCATGACCTCGACCATCATCGCCAGCGACGGCGTCACACTGGCCGTACACCGGTACACCGACATCGACCCGGCGCGCCCAACCATCTTGGCAATTCACGGTTTTCCGGACAACCACCATGTCTGGGACGGCGTGGCCCAGGAGCTGGCCGGCCAGCCCTACAACGTCGTGGCCTACGACGTGCGGGGAGCCGGTGAATCCACCCGCCCCGCAAAGAGATCCGGATACCTCTTCCCGCAGCTGGTCTCCGACATCGCTGCGGTGATCGACAGTTTGGGCGTCGGGCGGGTGCACCTGCTGGCCCACGACTGGGGCTCGATTCAGGCGTGGGCGGCGGTCACCGACGACTCGGTGATGGGCAAAGTCGCATCTTTCACCTCGATCTCGGGCCCGCACCTGAACTATGCCGGCGCATTTATACGGTCGGCTCGCACGCCGCGGGCCGTGGCCCAGGTCATCAGGCAGCTCATTTCGTCGGGCTACATCGGCTTCTTCTTGTGCCCGATCGTGCCGGAACTGTCGTTCCGCTCCAGGATCGGCGTGAAAGTCGTTGAGGCCCTGGAACGCATCGGCCGGTCGAGCACCCGCAGCCAGCGCCACGACACCCTGCGTTCGGTCACCGACTATGTGCACGGGCTCAACCTGTACCGGCAGAACATGCCGGCCCCGATGGTGGCGCCGGGACGCCGGCTGCCCGAGACCACCGTGCCCGTCCAGACCGTGGTTCCGCGCCGGGACATCTTCGTCACCCCCGCGCTGCAACGGTTCACCGGCGCAATTCCGTTCGGCGCCAGGGTGATTGAGATCGAGGGCGGCCACTGGGTGGTGACGTCGCGTCCCGATGTCATTGCCCGGCTGACCGTCGAGTGGGTCGACCGCAACGTCGGCGGCTCAGGCTCGGCCGAGCTGCGCAGCGTCGGCCCGGCCGAGGTTCGCGGCGAGCGGCGCGAGGTGCGCGGCAAACTCGCGCTGGTCACCGGGGCCGGCGCCGGAATCGGCCGGGCCACGGCGGTGGAGCTGGCCCGGCACGGCGCCCGCATGATCGTGCTCGCCGACCGTGATGTGGCCGCCACCAACGAAACCGCCGACGCCGTCCGCGCCGCCTGCGCCGAGGCCGCGGTATACCAGGTCGACGTCAGCGACGAGGGCGCCATGAACGCCTTCGCGGCGCAAGTGCGCAACGAGCACGGCGTGGTCGACATCCTGGTGAACAACGCCGGCATCGGGATGGCGGGCCGGTTCTTGGAGACGAGCTCGGCGAACTGGGAAGACATCATGGGCGTCAACGTCGGCGGTGTGATCTCGGGCAGCAGGGCGTTCGGCGCGCAGATGGTCGAGCGCGGCGAGGGCGGAACCATCATCAACGTGGCGTCGGCGTCGGCGTACCTGCCGTCGAAATCCATGGTCGCCTACAGCACGACGAAGGCGGCCGTGCTGGCGCTCAGCGAATCCCTGCGGGCCGACTTCGCCGACGAGGGCATCAGCGTCACGGCGGTGTGCCCAGGATTCGTCAACACCAACATCGCCAGGAACACGATCTACGCCGGGATGAGCGCGGAGCATCAGGAGCGGGCGCGGGGAAAGGCCGATGCCGCCTACCGGCGCCGCAACTTCACCCCCGAAGCCACCGCCAAGGCGATCGTCAAGGCCGTCAGGACCGGTCCGGCCGTGTTGCCCATCGCCGCGGAGTCGCGGATCGGCTACGCGATGCGGCGCATCAGCCCGGGCATGATCCGGCTGTTCGCGCGGTTGGACATTCGGCAGACGTAGGGGGCTTCGGTGCCGGAGAGCATGTGGGCCAGCAGGCCCGCCGACCTGTACGGACGGCGCGACCACGACCGCTTTGGGTCGCTGCTGTGGGGCGTGCGGGCAGTGTTCGAGGGCTTCGCGGCGGTGTCGCGGTGGTCGCCCGCGCGGGTGAAGCCGGTGCAGCGCAAGCTGAGTGCGGTAGTGACCAAGCGCGAGCTCGCCGCGCCGGACGTCGTCGCGTTGACCCTGGCCGACCCCGCGGGTGGGTTGCTCCCGTCCTGGACGCCCGGCGGGCACATCGACGTCCTGTTGCCCTCCGGCCGGCGACGGCAGTACTCGTTGTGCGGTCCGCCCGGGCGGCGAACCGACTACCGCATCGCCGTCCGCCGGATCGCCGACGGCGGGGGCGGATCGATCGAGATGCATGAGGCTTTCGGCGTGGGCGACACGCTTTCATTCGAAGGTCCGCGCAACGCGTTCTACCTCGGCACCGCCGAGCGGGACGCGTTGTTCGTCATCGGAGGCATCGGGGTGACGCCCATCCTGCCGATGATACAGGCGGCCGCGCAGCGCGGAATCGATTGGCGCGCAATCTATACCGGCCGAAGCCGCGAGTACATGCCGCTGCTCGACGAGGTCGTGTTGGCGGGGCCGGACCGGGTGACGGTGTGGGCCGACGACGAGCACGGCCGCTTCGCCACCGTGGCGGAGCTGCTGGCCGGGGCGGGGCCGGCGACCGCTGTCTACGTGTGCGGGCCGAGCGCGATGCTCGAGGCCGTCCGCATCGCCCGCAACGAACATGCCGGTGCACCACTGCATTACGAGCGGTTCAGCCCGGCGCCCGTCGTCGACGGGGTTCCGTTCGAGTTGGAGCTCGCGCGATCGGGGCAGGTGCTCGCGATACCGGCGAATCGGACCGCACTGGACGTCATGCTCGATCGGGATCCGACGACGCCGTACTCGTGCCGGCAGGGATTCTGCGGGACGTGTAAGGTCAAAGTGCTTGCCGGGCAAGTGGATCACCGTAGCCGCGTCGCGGCGGGCTCGAGAGATATGCAGGACGGCATGCTGGTGTGTGTCTCGCGGGCCGTCGGTGAGCGAGTCGTCATCGACGCGTGAGGCGGTAGCCCAGGTGGGGCACCTTGACGCCGGGCGCCGGCTCCCAATCCAGGGTGCGGCCGTCGAGGCGAAAGTCATTCTTCTCATAGAAGCTGCGCGCCACGCGATTGGCTTCCGCGCACCACAACACGACGTCACCGCCGGGTTCGGAGGTCAGGGCCTTGTCGAGCAGCAGGCGGCCGACGCCATGCCGTTGACTTGCCTGCGCGATGTAGAGAGCATCGAGTTCGAGTCGCTCGGCGTCATCCGGGTCCGGCCCGAAGATCGTCATGCCGAGGAGCTGACCGCCGGCCTCGGCGACCCACATGCGCCACCCCGGGCGGCCGAGGTCGCGCGGATAGAGCAGCACGGCCCACCGCTTCGGCGAGGTCAGCGTGTCGAGTACGTCCGCGGGCAGTACGCCGGACCAGGATTGCCGCCAGACCGGATAGTGCATCGCGGCCACATCAGCGAAATCGGTGGGCGTGGCCTCGCGGATCGTGACGTCGGCCATTACGGCCGGGACTGCTCGAGGTAGGCGGCCAGCGCGTTGGTCAGACCCCGGCGCGCCATGTCGAGGTCGGCGTAGGACCCGAGTTGGCGTTCCGACACCAGGCCGCGCATCGCGCCGGGGATCAGGGCGGCCACCTCGCGAACCCGATCCGGGTCGACGGCCAAACCGGCGAACGCCTGCTGGCAGGTCTCCAGCCAGCTCTTGCCCCAGGAGAACAGCTCGGCGGCGGTGTGCGGGTAGAGCCGCTCGAGCTCGTCGGGATCACGCGGCAGCGCGGCCCGCAGATTTTCGATCGCACGCGAATCCGCCGACGCCAGGCCACGGTAGAGGGTCTCGATGATGGCGCCGACGCGCTCGCGCAGCGGCGCCTCCGCCGAGACGGGTGCCGACAGGGTGGAGAACGTCGCGGCGCGCCGCTCGGCGGTGCGGTGCAGGACCGCGGCCCAGAACCCGTCGGTGTCGCCGAACTGATACTGCACCGCGCCCCAGGTCGCGCCGATGTCCTTGGCGATGCGGTTGGCCGACACCGAGCCCGGCTCGCCGGAGGCCAGCGAGCGCAATGCCGCTTCGAGCATGCTTTCGCGAGTCGCATGGCCCCGCCGGTTCGGGCGCCGGCCCGCGACTCCTGGCGCGCCGCTCTGAGGGGTCATTCGCCGATCCTATCCACAGCCGACGGCCCGGACACGGGTTTTCATAGAGGGTACTTTGATTTTGTTGCGGCGCGGCCTATCATTCGTACGCGAGGGAGGGCAGCATGGCAGGGCTCGATGGCTAAGCCACCGTTGTCGATGAAACCGACCGGCTGGTTCCAGGTCGCCTGGTCCGACGAGATCGGCGTCGGCGACGTGCACAAAATGAAGTACTTCGACCAGGAGATGGTCGCCTGGCGCGCCGAATCCGGCGAGCTCACGGTCATGAACGCCTACTGCGAGCACCTGGGCGCGCACCTGGGGTACGGCGGCAAGGTCGTCGGCGAGGTGTTGCAGTGCCCGTTCCACGGGTGGCAGTGGAGTCGGGAAGGCCGCAACGTCTGCATCCCGTACCAGGACCGGCCCAACCGTGGCCGCCGCATTCGCACCTACCCGGTGGTGGAGCGCAACGCGTCGGTGTACATCTGGCACGACCTGGACCGTCGCGAGCCCTACTTCGACGCGCCGGACGTGTTCGCCGCGTTCGACGACGGCAGCAGCGCCGACGACTACTACCCGCAGCAGCGGCTGTACCGCGAGACCCTGGAACTGCACCCGCAATACGTACTGGAGAACGGGGTGGACTTCGCGCACTTCAAGTACGTGCACAACACCCCGATCGTGCCCGTGTTCACCCGGCACGACTTCGCCGAGCCGGTGTCCTACGTCGACTTCACCATCACCTTCGAGGGCGATGATGGGCAGAAGATCGAGGACGTCAACAGCGGCGTGCAGGCCATCAACGGCGGTCTGGGCATCGCCGTGACCAAGAGCTGGGGCATGATCGACAACCGCACCATCTCGGCGATCACGCCCGTCGACGAGTCCACCTCCGACGTGCGCTTCATGGTCTACATCGGCCGGACGCCGCACAAAGATCCCGTCGCGGGCCTCGAAAAAGCTCGAGCCAAGGCCGACGAATTCGGGCGCGAGGTGATCCGCCAGTTCGAGCAGGACATCGAGATCTGGTGCCATCAGCGCTATTCGGATCCACCCGCGCTGGCCACCGACGAGTACGAAGGCTTCACCGCAATTCGCCAGTGGGCCAAGCAGTTCTATCCCGACGCGTTCGCATCGCAGGAAGGCTAAAAGGCAATGAGTACAGCACCGGTTCGCGTCTTTCAGGTCGGGAGCGGCAACGTCGGCTCGGAGATGATCAGGCGGATCGTCACCCAGCCGGACATCGAACTGATTGGCGTGCACTGCTATTCGCCGGAGAAGGTCGGCAAGGACACCGGAGAGTTCGCCGGCCTGGCGCCCAACGGGGTGGCGTTCACCGGGACGATCGAGGAGATCATCGCCGCCAAGCCGGACGTGCTGACGTTCCACGG is part of the Mycobacterium mantenii genome and encodes:
- a CDS encoding TetR/AcrR family transcriptional regulator, with amino-acid sequence MLEAALRSLASGEPGSVSANRIAKDIGATWGAVQYQFGDTDGFWAAVLHRTAERRAATFSTLSAPVSAEAPLRERVGAIIETLYRGLASADSRAIENLRAALPRDPDELERLYPHTAAELFSWGKSWLETCQQAFAGLAVDPDRVREVAALIPGAMRGLVSERQLGSYADLDMARRGLTNALAAYLEQSRP
- a CDS encoding Rieske 2Fe-2S domain-containing protein — protein: MAKPPLSMKPTGWFQVAWSDEIGVGDVHKMKYFDQEMVAWRAESGELTVMNAYCEHLGAHLGYGGKVVGEVLQCPFHGWQWSREGRNVCIPYQDRPNRGRRIRTYPVVERNASVYIWHDLDRREPYFDAPDVFAAFDDGSSADDYYPQQRLYRETLELHPQYVLENGVDFAHFKYVHNTPIVPVFTRHDFAEPVSYVDFTITFEGDDGQKIEDVNSGVQAINGGLGIAVTKSWGMIDNRTISAITPVDESTSDVRFMVYIGRTPHKDPVAGLEKARAKADEFGREVIRQFEQDIEIWCHQRYSDPPALATDEYEGFTAIRQWAKQFYPDAFASQEG
- a CDS encoding SDR family oxidoreductase, with the protein product MTMTSTMTSTIIASDGVTLAVHRYTDIDPARPTILAIHGFPDNHHVWDGVAQELAGQPYNVVAYDVRGAGESTRPAKRSGYLFPQLVSDIAAVIDSLGVGRVHLLAHDWGSIQAWAAVTDDSVMGKVASFTSISGPHLNYAGAFIRSARTPRAVAQVIRQLISSGYIGFFLCPIVPELSFRSRIGVKVVEALERIGRSSTRSQRHDTLRSVTDYVHGLNLYRQNMPAPMVAPGRRLPETTVPVQTVVPRRDIFVTPALQRFTGAIPFGARVIEIEGGHWVVTSRPDVIARLTVEWVDRNVGGSGSAELRSVGPAEVRGERREVRGKLALVTGAGAGIGRATAVELARHGARMIVLADRDVAATNETADAVRAACAEAAVYQVDVSDEGAMNAFAAQVRNEHGVVDILVNNAGIGMAGRFLETSSANWEDIMGVNVGGVISGSRAFGAQMVERGEGGTIINVASASAYLPSKSMVAYSTTKAAVLALSESLRADFADEGISVTAVCPGFVNTNIARNTIYAGMSAEHQERARGKADAAYRRRNFTPEATAKAIVKAVRTGPAVLPIAAESRIGYAMRRISPGMIRLFARLDIRQT
- a CDS encoding GNAT family N-acetyltransferase, yielding MADVTIREATPTDFADVAAMHYPVWRQSWSGVLPADVLDTLTSPKRWAVLLYPRDLGRPGWRMWVAEAGGQLLGMTIFGPDPDDAERLELDALYIAQASQRHGVGRLLLDKALTSEPGGDVVLWCAEANRVARSFYEKNDFRLDGRTLDWEPAPGVKVPHLGYRLTRR
- a CDS encoding metal-dependent hydrolase, producing MLTVDNQAAGPHDASLDHERLVLEARDVNFDWAQLPFHYVPGEPFTTHVLNVLHLLLPAGEEFFVEVFKQTLPLIKDDQLRLDVQGFIGQEAVHSQAHANVLAHFAARDIDLTPYTGQIKWLFDKLLGPRPGWSPRRRQSWLLEQVCIVSAIEHYTAILGEWILDSPAHDRIGTDPVMLDMLRWHGAEEVEHKAVAFDTMKHLQAGYWRQARAQLVVTPAMLLLWIRGVRFMYSLDPQLPARTKPRWRDYFSAARRGLVPGPLRFIRAIGDYYRPGFHPSQLGGVGLAVDYLAISPAARASH
- a CDS encoding PDR/VanB family oxidoreductase; this encodes MWASRPADLYGRRDHDRFGSLLWGVRAVFEGFAAVSRWSPARVKPVQRKLSAVVTKRELAAPDVVALTLADPAGGLLPSWTPGGHIDVLLPSGRRRQYSLCGPPGRRTDYRIAVRRIADGGGGSIEMHEAFGVGDTLSFEGPRNAFYLGTAERDALFVIGGIGVTPILPMIQAAAQRGIDWRAIYTGRSREYMPLLDEVVLAGPDRVTVWADDEHGRFATVAELLAGAGPATAVYVCGPSAMLEAVRIARNEHAGAPLHYERFSPAPVVDGVPFELELARSGQVLAIPANRTALDVMLDRDPTTPYSCRQGFCGTCKVKVLAGQVDHRSRVAAGSRDMQDGMLVCVSRAVGERVVIDA